In Cercospora beticola chromosome 3, complete sequence, the following proteins share a genomic window:
- a CDS encoding uncharacterized protein (antiSMASH:Cluster_3), producing MPADAKTQAATLDKFIQGWKEWTPEGMMGAMGEGYTQRTLPFSLGHPPRSKPEVEFMLPKLIDTVRNYKLDIKHIVHDAAQGKAVIYAVSAGDTPFGDWTNEYAVFLTFSENGEAVQSVEEMVDSAFMKDFMPKLQKHLVEQGLLSL from the exons ATGCCAGCCGACGCAAAAACTCAAGCTGCCACGCTTGACAAGTTCATCCAGGGATGGAAAGAATGGACACCGGAGGGTATGATGGGTGCTATGGGCGAAGGCTACACGCAACGCACACTTCCGTTTTCGCTGGGACATCCACCACGATCGAAGCCTGAGGTCGAATTCATGCTCCCGAAGCTGATCGACACCGTCAGGAATTACAAG CTCGACATAAAGCACATCGTCCACGATGCCGCGCAGGGAAAGGCGGTTATTTACGCAGTCTCGGCTGGAGACACACCATTCGGAGACTGGACGAACGAGTATGCAGTATTTCTCACGTTTAGCGAAAACGGCGAAGCGGTGCAAAGTGTGGAGGAGATGGTCGATTCGGCATTTATGAAAGACTTCATGCCAAAGTTGCAGAAACACCTGGTCGAGCAAGGGCTACTGTCTCTATAA
- a CDS encoding uncharacterized protein (antiSMASH:Cluster_3~CAZy:AA3), producing MFLNLNAVGFLSLCLTNVVSARPARNARTNYVLVGAGPAGFVLAEHLTRDPDVNVVLLEVATNGDDTADVYVPGNLFNIFDSVWYYLSQPDPTLNGAQPDSAQGRLVGGGTAVNAMLHCRGSASVFDEWAEISGNEGLSWGNILEAFKETTHWTDALEADYEQQVNTSSFGNGPVEVTRQRDEFPFDNPFVDTIATNHNLQEIDFASGGGIGVTKGLVTIRASNSTRSYAYNTFGYLANTRPNFQLITNAWASKIEFDGKTATSVTYHDTVTNTTHTLSADEIIVTAGTINSAQLLMLSGVGPADQLEELGIEVVEDIPGIGSNLMDHHFAVIQYNTTEEQPTRWKYENNATWAAEQDALWIASGDGVLGTDWGDAMGAIRLPDSVFEGTGDFYTKLPADRPHIAYIYSNVGTQPEPNATALTVWAAMVQPESRGNVTLATTDYRDPPLIYANFWATPGEKALIKAGYQEARKMFSAPGLQEVIPAETFPGTNVTEANDVWEAIIETSRSWHHQSGTVSLGSVLDANWRVKGLKGLRVVGAASIPQIPTCPVQASVYALAKVAASDIATADGISGTAY from the exons ATGTTCCTGAATCTCAATGCTGTCGGGTTTCTGTCCCTCTGCTTGACGAATGTTGTTTCTGCACGACCGGCGAGAAATGCTAGAACAAACTATGTGCTTGTTGGCGCAGGACCTGCAGGATTTGTACTGGCTGAGCACCTCACGAGAGACCCCGATGTGAATGTTGTTTTACTGGAGGTTGCAACCAATGGTGACGACACAGCCGATGTCTACG TGCCAGGAAACCTGTTCAATATATTCGATAGCGTGTGGTACTATCTCTCCCAGCCCGATCCGACTTTGAATGGCGCGCAACCAGACAGCGCTCAAGGAAGATTGGTCGGCGGAGGAACGGCAGTCAATGCGATGCTGCACTGCCGTGGATCTGCGTCGGTCTTCGACGAATGGGCAGAAATATCCGGCAACGAGGGACTATCCTGGGGGAACATCCTGGAGGCTTTCAAAGAGACCACACACTGGACTGATGCATTGGAAGCCGATTATGAGCAGCAAGTGAACACTAGCTCTTTTGGAAACGGTCCAGTGGAAGTAACCCGACAGAGAGATGAATTTCCTTTCGATAATCCATTCGTTGACACTATTGCGACAAACCATAACCTTCAAGAGATCGATTTCGCCTCAGGCGGCGGCATCGGTGTCACAAAAGGGCTTGTGACGATTCGCGCATCAAACTCCACTCGTTCTTACGCTTACAACACTTTCGGATACCTCGCGAACACAAGGCCCAATTTCCAGCTCATCACAAACGCATGGGCGTCAAAGATTGAATTCGACGGAAAGACTGCTACAAGTGTCACGTACCACGATACTGTGACCAACACAACACACACACTTTCGGCGGATGAAATCATCGTGACGGCTGGCACGATCAACAGTGCCCAACTGCTCATGTTGTCCGGGGTTGGACCGGCGGATCAGCTCGAAGAACTCGGCATCGAAGTTGTGGAAGATATTCCAGGCATCGGCAGCAACCTTATGGATCACCACTTTGCAGTGATCCAATACAATACTACAGAAGAGCAACCAACCCGATGGAAGTACGAGAACAACGCAACATgggcagcagagcaagacGCACTCTGGATCGCCAGCGGAGATGGTGTCCTTGGAACTGACTGGGGCGATGCAATGGGAGCTATCAGACTTCCTGACTCTGTCTTTGAGGGCACAGGTGACTTCTACACCAAACTGCCAGCCGACCGTCCACACATCGCATACATCTACAGTAACGTGGGCACTCAGCCAGAGCCTAATGCCACTGCATTGACAGTCTGGGCGGCCATGGTGCAACCAGAATCGAGGGGCAATGTCACACTGGCAACAACAGATTACCGCGATCCGCCACTCATCTATGCCAATTTCTGGGCGACTCCAGGAGAAAAGGCTTTGATCAAAGCAGGCTACCAAGAAGCTCGGAAGATGTTTTCAGCTCCGGGGCTACAAGAAGTGATCCCAGCGGAAACCTTTCCCGGCACAAATGTCACAGAAGCGAACGACGTGTGGGAAGCTATCATCGAAACATCTCGAAGCTGGCATCATCAATCTGGTACCGTCTCACTCGGATCTGTCTTGGACGCCAACTGGAGAGTGAAGGGACTCAAAGGACTTCGAGTAGTTGGAGCAGCTTCCATACCGCAGATCCCAACTTGCCCTGTCCAGGCCTCGGTCTACGCTTTGGCAAAAGTTGCCGCGTCTGACATCGCGACTGCGGATGGCATCAGTGGGACAGCTTATTAG
- a CDS encoding uncharacterized protein (antiSMASH:Cluster_3~SMCOG1170:metallo-beta-lactamase family protein), producing MGEGGYKQINKSLNICAFDDYLTIQQSILPSLADVEQLTPRVIRILGQNPGKFTLQGTNTYIVGTGSQRLIIDTGQGFREWADLILETLQQHNITLSHVLLTHWHGDHTGGVPDLIRMDPSLGKSIWKHSPEGTQRSIEEGDKIQVEGATLRAVHSPGHSHDHMCFVLEEENAMFTGDNILGHGVSSAVEELSTYMNTLHKMRSQNCGVGYPAHGAVIPNLRIKISAELARKTRREKQYLLALQQIKKERMAARQAVGVTVEELVLILHGMNIDAEVRKMALEPFVEEVLRKLAEDGKAAFQIRGGQRLWFSLDIS from the exons ATGGGAGAAGGGGGCTACAAGCAGATCAACAAGTCATTGAACATTTGCGCATTCGATGACTATCTCACAATACAGCAATCGATACTCCCTTCGTTGGCCGACGTGGAACAGTTGACTCCTAGGGTTATCCGCATACTAGGCCAAAATCCTGGAAAG TTCACACTGCAGGGTACAAACACATATATTGTCGGCACTGGGAGTCAGCGTCTAATCATCGACACTGGACAGGGCTTTCGAGAATGGGCCGATTTGATCCTGGAAACGCTTCAACAGCACAACATTACTCTCTCCCATGTGCTGCTCACGCATTGGCACGGAGACCACACAGGCGGAGTACCAGATCTGATTCGAATGGATCCTAGCCTTGGCAAATCGATATGGAAGCACTCTCCTGAGGGTACTCAACGATCCATCGAAGAGGGTGACAAGATCCAGGTAGAGGGCGCTACACTCCGGGCTGTGCACAGCCCAGGGCATTCGCACGATCACATGTGTTTCGTGTTGGAAGAAGAGAACGCCATGTTCACTGGAGACAATATCCTCGGTCATGGGGTATCAAGTGCCGTCGAAGAGCTCAGTACTTATATGAATACTCTTCACAAGATGCGATCGCAAAATTGTGGTGTAGGATACCCAGCTCATGGGGCTGTCATTCCTAATTTGCGAATCAAAATCTCCGCAGAACTAGCAAGGAAGACTCGACGCGAAAAGCAGTACCTGTTGGCGCTGCAGCAAATCAAGAAGGAAAGAATGGCAGCCAGACAAGCCGTTGGAGTCActgtcgaagagctcgttCTGATTCTGCACGGTATGAATATTGACGCGGAGGTCAGAAAGATGGCGCTTGAGCCTTtcgtggaagaagtgttGCGAAAGCTGGCGGAAGACGGGAAAGCTGCATTCCAGATACGCGGAGGTCAGCGATTGTGGTTTTCATTAGATATTTCGTGA
- a CDS encoding uncharacterized protein (antiSMASH:Cluster_3~SMCOG1021:malonyl CoA-acyl carrier protein transacylase), which produces MTKHNSKDDMAVEEAMGLAYFSNEFPPGDVATVLRNIRFLAQDRRHPLLESFLAKATEAVRKEIQHLPGELRNTFPAFPCITSLWGEHELRQGSLSGAIDGALLCVVQLGIYISTLETGASRTQVDIRQQTLLAGLGIGLLVSSTVALSPTLYDLPARGSEIIRIAFRLGIFVSDTSKLLEPVKQDGFPDSWAYVVHGVSSGDAQMELDVLHARKSTPRSAQIFISAKSRTSVTISGPPARLKALFRTSAFFRDRKHAALPVYAGLCHASHLYSMDDAKAIVHSEAQSPLWVPVSEVLSTSTGKPFSAANGPELLEQIVFEILTKAIVWENVVQGFLERVKHTTVAPIEIQIFRASLPSNELVQTLEKTISPSRINFVDIVAIFDSELSQHNHEPGRASQSKIAVVGMACRMPGGADDTDALWEILEQGYDLHKKVPTDRFDADSHTDTSGMNVNASHTPYGCFIDEPGLFDAAFFNISPKEAEQIDPMQRLALVTAYEALERAGYVASRTSASHQSRVGVYYGQASDDYREVNTAQEIGTYFIPGGCRAFGPGRINYFFKFSGPSFSCDTACSSSLATIQMACTALWSGDVDTVVAGGMNVLTNSDAFAGLSKGHFLTKTPNACKTWDTEADGYCRADAIGSIVLKRLEDAERDNDNILGVILGAATNHSAHAVSITHPHAGHQADLYRQVLGKAGVDPLDVDYIEMHGTGTQAGDFEEMKSVSDVFAPSTRRRQADRPLHVGALKSNIGHSEAAAGVSALLKVLLMFQKGQIPRHIGIKNGMNPRLPKDMDRRHLRIPLTQVPWEATNGRKRTAVVNSFSAAGGNTTLLLEEGTRSKHSDQDPRPSHVITVSAKGKASFKGNLERLLQYLTAYPECSISDLAYSLTARKSHYNYRFAVEVSHKGALESSLRSAINSADTKRSISTVGPPAIAFAFTGQGSMDPSSNLEMYEHSPTFRSEIDRLDGIAQRQGFQSFISSIDGSHPKDYTHTPVVTHLAILCVELALARYWEDLGVKPDLVIGHSLGEYAALCVSGVLSASDAIFLVGTRALMLEEKCTVGSHAMLAVKTSVSQIEDSAAGLQLQYEVACINGPDATTISGSTDDISEVHRVLSDKGFRCVRLDVAFAFHSAQTDPILDSFELAAQGVVFNNPRLPVLSPLLARAVCDDKSINAGYLRRATRETCNFAGALQKAKAQSFIDDDTVWLEIGPHTVCTSFIRSTIPSTKLTIGSLRRGENNWTNISRALASLYTAGISIRWSEFHRSFEGCLRLLDLPTYSWNNKNFWIQYNGDWALTKGNTFYDKKKANDTVQSVSVAPFHTSTVQHLIEQSVEGTSAKIVIQSDLMQPDFLAAANGHRMNNCGVVTSSIHADIAYTLGKYLHSLFYPDAPAPDMDIAHLEVTKGLVANSNPNSKQLIQVEARTDDIRSRIVHLAWHNVDTNGVLGDSPFATAKIIYCNAQEWLVSWLPLTHMIEGRIQTLEHLAQCGSANRLSRTMAYALFANSLVDYENKYRGMQTVVMNEFEAFADVELTKEKSGTWTVPPYWIDSVAHLAGFVMNVSHASDTAKTYCVTPGWQSMRFARPLVAGGKYRSYVKMIPTTEDPTIYLGDVYVLQEGVVVGMVGGIQFRRFPRILLSHFFSPPDSSAASAPASQARRTSASTVAGHTVAPPKSALRTKSMEPQPPGSLVVDLVKEDVLHSLTPNKTTEVVDAVNKQISQANSTAIKAVALIALEAGLELEDLPDEASFSDIGVDSLLSLVVSEKFRQQLGIQAGSSLFLEYPTVGALKSWLEEYYG; this is translated from the exons ATGACGAAACACAACTCGAAAGACGATATGGCGGTCGAAGAGGCAATGGGCCTGGCATACTTTTCGAACGAATTTCCTCCAGGCGACGTTGCTACCGTTCTTCGAAACATTCGATTCCTGGCTCAGGACAGAAGGCATCCTCTCTTGGAATCGTTCCTTGCAAAGGCTACCGAAGCGGTTCGGAAAGAGATCCAGCACCTTCCAGGCGAATTGAGAAACACATTTCCAGCTTTTCCCTGCATCACTTCGCTTTGGGGTGAGCACGAACTCCGCCAAGGAAGCTTGAGTGGCGCGATAGATGGCGCTCTCCTTTGTGTTGTTCAGCTCGGGATCTACATCAG CACCCTTGAGACAGGAGCAAGCCGTACCCAAGTCGATATTCGCCAACAAACGCTGCTTGCTGGTCTAGGCATTGGGTTGTTGGTTTCCTCCACAGTAGCGTTGTCACCAACGCTCTATGATTTGCCAGCTCGTGGCAGTGAAATCATTCGGATTGCCTTCCGTCTAGGGATATTCGTCTCTG ATACATCGAAGCTACTCGAGCCAGTGAAACAAGATGGCTTCCCAGATTCATGGGCGTATGTCGTCCATGGCGTTTCGTCAGGCGATGCACAAATGGAACTGGACGTCCTGCACGCTCGGAAG AGCACTCCACGATCAGCTCAAATATTCATTAGCGCCAAAAGCCGTACCTCAGTGACGATCAGCGGACCACCTGCCCGACTCAAGGCCCTTTTCCGAACATCTGCGTTTTTCAGAGACCGAAAGCATGCAGCTTTGCCGGTATACGCAGGCTTGTGCCATGCCAGTCATCTCTACTCAATGGACGACGCAAAGGCCATCGTGCACTCCGAAGCACAATCTCCACTGTGGGTACCAGTTTCCGAAGTCTTATCTACAAGCACGGGCAAGCCCTTTTCCGCGGCCAATGGACCTGAGTTGCTGGAGCAGATTGTGTTTGAAATTTTGACCAAAGCTATAGTGTGGGAGAACGTTGTCCAAGGGTTCCTGGAACGAGTCAAGCATACGACCGTCGCACCAATCGAGATCCAGATATTCCGAGCATCACTACCCTCCAACGAGCTTGTACAGACTTTGGAAAAGACGATTTCACCATCCAGGATCAATTTTGTCGATatcgtcgccatctttgACAGTGAACTATCACAGCACAACCATGAGCCCGGCAGGGCATCTCAAAGTAAAATTGCTGTCGTTGGAATGGCATGTCGAATGCCTGGTGGCGCAGATGACACCGATGCACTCTGGGAGATTCTCGAACAAGGCTATGATTTGCACAAGAAGGTACCTACGGATCGTTTTGATGCGGATTCGCACACCGACACGAGTGGAATGAACGTGAATGCTAGCCATACGCCTTACGGATGCTTCATCGATGAACCAGGGCTCTTTGATGCAGCGTTCTTCAACATATCTCCGAAAGAGGCAGAACAGATCGATCCAATGCAACGGCTCGCGCTTGTTACAGCGTACGAGGCGCTAGAAAGAGCAGGCTATGTCGCCAGTAGAACATCTGCTAGCCATCAAAGTCGAGTGGGAGTTTACTACGGACAAGCGAGTGATGACTATCGAGAAGTCAATACCGCGCAGGAAATCGGGACGTACTTCATT CCCGGAGGGTGTCGAGCGTTCGGCCCTGGTCGTATAAACTACTTCTTCAAGTTCTCCGGCCCGAGCTTCAGCTGCGATACGGCTTGTTCCTCGAGCTTGGCCACTATCCAG ATGGCTTGTACCGCACTGTGGAGTGGAGATGTCGATACCGTCGTGGCAGGTGGCATGAATGTCTTGACCAACTCAGACGCGTTCGCTGGTCTGAGCAAAGGCCATTTCCTTACGAAGACGCCAAATGCATGTAAGACATGGGATACAGAAGCTGATGGCTACTGTCGTGCGGACGCAATTGGTTCGATTGTCTTAAAAAGGCTGGAAGACGCGGAACGGGACAATGACAACATTCTTGGAGTGATACTTGGGGCCGCCACGAATCATTCCGCACACGCAGTGTCTATAACTCATCCGCATGCTGGACACCAAGCGGATCTCTACCGTCAAGTTCTCGGCAAAGCTGGCGTTGACCCACTTGATGTTGATTACATCGAGATGCACGGTACTGGAACGCAAGCTGGAGACTTTGAGGAGATGAAGTCTGTCTCGGATGTCTTTGCACCGAGCACTCGAAGACGACAAGCAGATCGGCCTCTTCATGTTGGTGCGCTGAAAAGCAATATTGGCCATTcagaggctgctgctggtgtttCAGCTCTATTGAAGGTGCTGCTTATGTTCCAGAAAGGCCAAATACCGCGACACATTGGCATTAAGAACGGGATGAATCCACGCTTGCCCAAGGATATGGACCGGCGTCACCTACGAATACCTCTGACTCAAGTCCCGTGGGAGGCCACAAATGGCCGAAAGCGGACAGCAGTCGTCAACAGCTTCAGTGCAGCTGGCGGAAATACTACGCTCTTGCTGGAAGAGGGGACAAGGTCGAAGCACTCCGATCAAGATCCTCGGCCATCTCATGTCATTACTGTGTCCGCGAAAGGGAAAGCATCATTCAAAGGCAATCTTGAGAGACTACTGCAGTATCTCACGGCGTACCCCGAGTGCTCGATCTCCGACCTGGCGTACTCGCTAACAGCTCGCAAGTCACACTACAACTACCGCTTCGCTGTGGAAGTCTCGCACAAGGGAGCGCTGGAGAGTAGTCTGAGAAGTGCGATAAACTCGGCGGATACAAAGCGATCGATTTCAACCGTGGGACCGCCCGCAATTGCGTTCGCCTTTACCGGGCAAGGCTCAATGGATCCTTCCTCGAACTTGGAAATGTATGAGCATTCTCCAACCTTTCGCTCAGAGATCGATCGCTTGGATGGCATTGCACAGAGACAAGGCTTCCAGTCTTTCATCAGCTCTATCGATGGAAGTCATCCAAAGGACTACACGCATACACCAGTGGTCACCCATCTCGCAATACTTTGTGTGGAACTTGCCTTGGCCAGATACTGGGAGGATCTAGGCGTTAAGCCGGACTTGGTAATCGGTCACAGTTTGGGGGAGTACGCGGCGCTCTGCGTAAGCGGTGTGCTTTCAGCCAGCGATGCTATCTTCCTCGTAGGAACGAGAGCTCTTATGCTGGAGGAAAAGTGCACGGTCGGCAGCCATGCCATGCTGGCCGTGAAGACGTCGGTGTCTCAGATCGAAGACTCCGCTGCCGGCCTCCAACTGCAGTACGAGGTTGCCTGCATCAACGGTCCTGATGCGACGACAATATCTGGAAGCACCGACGACATCTCAGAAGTGCACAGAGTTCTCAGCGATAAGGGCTTCCGATGCGTGCGATTGGATGTTGCGTTCGCCTTCCACTCCGCTCAAACAGATCCCATACTCGATAGCTTCGAGCTGGCCGCGCAGGGCGTCGTGTTCAATAATCCCAGGCTTCCGGTATTGTCACCACTGCTAGCAAGGGCCGTCTGCGATGACAAGAGTATTAATGCAGGCTATCTGCGTCGG GCTACACGAGAAACGTGCAACTTTGCTGGTGCTCTCCAGAAAGCCAAGGCCCAGTCTTTCATCGACGACGACACTGTCTGGTTGGAGATCGGTCCTCACACAGTGTGCACCAGCTTCATTCGATCAACCATCCCTAGCACAAAACTCACGATCGGATCACTCCGAAGGGGCGAGAATAACTGGACGAATATCTCACGTGCACTCGCGTCGCTTTATACCGCCGGGATCAGTATCCGATGGTCTGAGTTCCATCGCTCCTTCGAGGGATGCTTGCGGTTGTTGGACCTGCCGACTTACAGCTGGAACAACAAGAACTTTTGGATCCAGTACAATGGTGATTGGGCCTTGACTAAGGGAAATACATTctacgacaagaagaaggccaatgACACCGTGCAGTCTGTGTCTGTCGCACCATTCCACACATCCACTGTCCAACATCTGATTGAGCAATCCGTGGAGGGAACCTCTGCCAAGATTGTAATACAGTCAGATCTGATGCAACCAGACTTCCTTGCTGCAGCAAATGGTCACCGCATGAACAACTGTGGCGTCGTCACTTCATCAATCCACGCTGACATAGCCTACACTCTCGGGAAGTATCTTCACAGCTTATTCTATCCCGACGCTCCAGCTCCTGATATGGATATCGCGCACCTGGAGGTCACGAAGGGACTTGTTGCCAACAGCAACCCGAACTCGAAGCAGCTGATACAAGTCGAAGCACGAACAGACGATATTCGTTCTCGCATCGTTCACCTCGCATGGCACAACGTTGACACCAACGGAGTTCTTGGCGACTCGCCTTTCGCAACCGCGAAAATCATTTACTGCAATGCTCAAGAGTGGTTGGTTTCGTGGCTCCCACTCACACACATGATCGAAGGTCGGATCCAGACCCTAGAACACCTAGCACAATGTGGTTCCGCGAACCGGCTGTCACGGACAATGGCATACGCACTCTTCGCCAACAGTCTTGTCGACTACGAGAACAAGTATCGAGGCATGCAGACCGTGGTCATGAACGAGTTCGAAGCTTTTGCTGATGTCGAGCTCACGAAGGAGAAGTCTGGAACCTGGACAGTACCTCCGTACTGGATCGACAGCGTGGCTCACCTTGCAGGATTCGTCATGAATGTTTCGCATGCTAGCGATACGGCCAAAACGTACTGTGTCACTCCTGGCTGGCAATCAATGCGTTTCGCTCGTCCGCTGGTGGCTGGCGGGAAGTATCGATCTTATGTGAAGATGATACCCACCACGGAAGATCCGACGATATATCTCGGCGATGTCTACGTGCTACAGGAAGGAGTGGTCGTAGGAATGGTTGGTGGTATTCAGTTCCGACGGTTCCCCAGGATACTACTGAGCCACTTTTTTTCTCCTCCCGACTCCAGTGCCGCATCAGCCCCGGCTTCTCAAGCGCGAAGGACTTCGGCGAGCACTGTTGCTGGTCATACTGTCGCTCCCCCGAAAAGTGCTTTGCGGACGAAATCCATGGAACCACAACCACCCGGGTCACTAGTCGTGGATTTGGTCAAGGAGGACGTGCTGCATTCGCTCACTCCAAACAAAACGACAGAGGTCGTGGATGCAGTCAACAAGCAAATCTCGCAAGCGAACAGCACGGCGATAAAGGCGGTAGCACTTATTGCTCTTGAAGCGGGTTTGGAGCTCGAAGACCTCCCCGACGAAGCGTCTTTCAGCGACATTGGAGTTGACAGCTTGCTGAGCTTGGTGGTCTCTGAGAAGTTCAGGCAGCAGTTGGGGATCCAGGCTGGGAGCAGTCTTTTCCTCGAGTATCCAACTGTTGGCGCACTGAAGAGTTGGCTGGAGGAATACTATGGGTGA
- a CDS encoding uncharacterized protein (antiSMASH:Cluster_3~SMCOG1002:AMP-dependent synthetase and ligase), with translation MTLTYHELHHAALKLGSNLTTLGARERSKILIVIPNGVEFCILLWASILMRLTMITMDMTLLKASDSNHLKDTLRTLRPSIVVLPDQNAAETVREAAQKLKLAPPLCVASSPTISRDCNSFSELLTGNLSHGFEQELFQRLEMDDPNRIHSITFTSGTTSKPKGCPVRVKGMSHMLHSWSWLINEDNGVRALQQLHNSRAIAPAQVLQTWKAGGTVVMPGRNFAIEDTLDAIENHGATFIVLSPTMVHRLSEVSKGCSLATSSVRSIQIGGDAVTNDVLDKCARIFPKASICTHHGMSEGGAAFKWAFFDTPPTFIDTHGGVCPTGTVAAGSTVRVWDRRRNRIALRGKPGEMHISSSSIIEHYLGGADPDSFLVDATARWFNTGDVAIMDDQGIVTILGRRKDAIEHSDGTLIMPSSIENCLQEYLGTQVCVVAIPHTVHGNRPVAIVANMGTHSPSAAIDHVQQVLGPVYTPDHLLCLHDLELMKFPLNATGKVVRTTIQEAVLSSAYTQVGSMSR, from the exons ATGACCTTAACATACCACGAATTACACCACGCCGCTCTAAAACTGGGGTCCAACCTTACAACGTTGGGAGCCAGAGAGAGATCAAAGATTCTCATTGTCATACCAAACGGAGTAGAATTCTGCATTCTGTTATGGGCATCCATCTTGATGCGATTGACGATGATCACAATGGACATGACCTTGCTCAAAGCATCGGACTCTAATCATCTAAAGGACACTCTGCGAACACTTCGACCTTCGATTGTCGTTTTACCAGACCAAAATGCAGCGGAGACGGTACGCGAAGCGGCCCAAAAGCTGAAGCTGGCGCCGCCATTGTGCGTTGCCTCCAGTCCCACGATCTCTCGAGATTGCAACTCGTTCTCCGAGCTTCTTACTGGGAACCTGAGCCACGGCTTTGAGCAGGAACTCTTCCAGAGACTAGAAATGGATGATCCAAACCGTATTCATTCGATCACCTTTACATCCGGAACAACAAGCAAGCCCAAAGGCTGCCCGGTGCGAGTAAAGGGCATGAGCCACATGTTGCATTCATGGTCTTGGCTCATCAACGAAGACAATGGTGTGCGAGCATTACAACAGCTGCATAACTCTCGTGCAATTGCACCGGCTCAGGTACTACAGACATGGAAAGCTGGAGGTACGGTTGTCATGCCTGGCAGAAACTTCGCCATTGAGGACACCCTGGACGCAATCGAAAATCACGGAGCGACGTTTATTGTACTGTCACCGACAATGGTACATCGTCTGAGTGAGGTATCAAAGGGTTGCAGTCTTGCCACAAGCTCCGTGCGAAGTATTCAAATCGGTGGCGACGCCGTCACAAACGACGTTCTCGACAAGTGTGCCAGAATCTTTCCAAAGGCATCAATCTGTACTCACCATGGCATGTCGGAGGGCGGGGCTGCGTTCAAATGGGCATTCTTCGATACTCCACCAACTTTTATTGATACTCATGGGGGCGTCTGCCCAACTGGGACCGTGGCAGCTGGATCAACAGTTCGAGTCTGGGATCGAAGAAGGAATCGGATTGCGTTGAGAGGCAAGCCAGGAGAGATGCATATCAGCAGTTCCAGCATCATCGAGCACTACTTGGGTGGTGCAGACCCGGACAGTTTCCTGGTCGACGCTACTGCCCGTTGGTTCAATACTGGAGACGTTGCTATTATGGACGACCAGGGCATCGTCACCATTCTGGGCCGACGTAAAGACGCTATCGAGCACAGCGACGGCACGTTGATCATGCCTTCGTCGATAGAAAACTGTCTGCAGGAGTACCTCGGGACACAG GTCTGTGTTGTGGCAATACCTCATACGGTCCATGGAAATAGGCCAGTCGCAATTGTAGCGAATATGGGCACGCACTCACCAAGTGCAGCAATTGACCACGTGCAGCAGGTTCTTGGCCCGGTGTACACTCCAGATCATCTGCTCTGTCTTCACGACCTTGAGTTAATGAAGTTCCCGCTGAACGCCACCGGAAAGGTAGTCAGAACCACAATACAAGAAGCTGTGCTGTCATCTGCCTACACTCAGGTAGGCTCAATGAGTCGTTGA
- a CDS encoding uncharacterized protein (antiSMASH:Cluster_3): MPADAHVQAATLQKFLAAWKSWNAESWLAVFDDSFEHITMPLNLGLPPKTKAEVAATLPTMMSAIRDCEFNVHETVHDPDRNKAAVYCTSKGVTDVGSWNMEYAAFITFNETGDKVAKFEEMIDSAFMKEFAPKFQKHMREQAA; this comes from the exons ATGCCGGCAGATGCACACGTCCAAGCTGCAACTTTGCAGAAGTTTCTCGCAGCATGGAAGTCCTGGAACGCGGAGTCCTGGCTGGCTGTCTTCGACGACAGCTTCGAGCATATCACAATGCCGCTCAATCTAGGTTTGCCACCGAAGACTAAAGCGGAAGTTGCAGCAACTctgccgacgatgatgagcgcCATAAGAGACTGCGAG TTCAATGTGCACGAAACGGTGCATGATCCGGATCGAAACAAAGCTGCTGTGTACTGTACATCGAAAGGGGTCACCGACGTGGGTTCTTGGAACATGGAAT ATGCTGCATTTATAACTTTCAACGAGACGGGTGACAAGGTTGCCAAGTTCGAGGAGATGATCGATTCGGCATTCATGAAGGAATTCGCGCCCAAGTTCCAGAAACATATGCGTGAACAGGCCGCCTAG